From the Pongo pygmaeus isolate AG05252 chromosome X, NHGRI_mPonPyg2-v2.0_pri, whole genome shotgun sequence genome, one window contains:
- the CXHXorf65 gene encoding uncharacterized protein CXorf65 homolog isoform X2 produces the protein MFIFIKHGDNQQFLVNTNCAVVVLLYYIRSKVKLPKTNTIDLCEQTGKMKMLFLMKPNHAEYASKYLTARSTYYICKVERGPPVALRIQCDALERRRIQMLKMKEAKKVVIIEPPASVPSKQSGRSDKKKSTRKSPTFRNRPDFRKNKGRQLNKTTKQKK, from the exons ATGTTCATCTTCATCAAACATGGAG ATAATCAGCAGTTTCTGGTCAATACCAACTGTGCTGTCGTCGTGTTGCTGTATTACATCCGCAGCAAAGTAAAGTTGCCTAAAACAA ACACCATCGATTTGTGTGAACAAACGGGGAAAATGAAGATGCTTTTCCTGATGAAGCCCAACCATGCAGAGTATGCCAGCAAATACCTTACAGCTCGAAGCACCTACTACATTTGTAAGGTGGAGCGTGGGCCGCCAG TTGCACTGCGCATACAATGTGATGCCCTGGAAAGGAGACGAATTCAGATGCttaaaatgaaagaagccaagaaGGTCGTTATAATTGAACCCCCTGCGAGTGTCCCG tccaAGCAATCAGGACGATCAGACAAAAAGAAGTCCACTCGAAAGTCTCCGACCTTTAGGAACAGACCAGACTTCAGGAAGAATAAAGGTCGCCAACTCAATAAAACCACAAAGCAAAAGAAGTAA
- the IL2RG gene encoding cytokine receptor common subunit gamma, which produces MLKPSLPFRSLLFLQLPLLGVGLNTTILTPNGNEDTTADFFLTSMPADSLSVSTLPLPEVQCFVFNVEYMNCTWNSSSEPQPTNLTLHYWYKNSDNDKVQKCSHYLFSEEITSGCQLQKKEIHLYQTFVVQLQDPREPRRQATQMLKLQNLVIPWAPENLTLHKLSESQLELNWNNRFLNHCLEHLVQYRTDWDHSWTEQSVDYRHKFSLPSVDGQKRYTFRVRSRFNPLCGSAQHWSEWSHPIHWGSNTSKENPFLFALEAVVISVGSMGLIISLLCVYFWLERTMPRIPTLKNLEDLVTEYHGNFSAWSGVSKGLAESLQPDYSERLCLVSEIPPKGGVLGEGPGASPCNQHSPYWAPPCYTLKPET; this is translated from the exons ATGTTGAAGCCATCATTACCATTCAGATCCCTCTTATTCCTGCAGCTGCCCCTGCTGGGAGTGGGGCTGAACACGACAATTCTGACGCCCAATGGGAATGAAGACACCACAGCTG ATTTCTTCCTGACCTCTATGCCCGCTGACTCCCTCAGTGTTTccactctgcccctcccagaggtTCAGTGTTTTGTGTTCAATGTCGAGTACATGAATTGCACTTGGAACAGCAGCTCTGAGCCCCAGCCTACCAACCTCACTCTGCATTATTG GTACAAGAACTCAGATAATGATAAAGTCCAGAAGTGCAGCCACTATCTATTCTCTGAAGAAATCACTTCTGGCTGTCAGTTGCAAAAAAAGGAGATCCACCTCTACCAAACATTTGTTGTTCAGCTCCAGGACCCACGGGAACCCAGGAGACAGGCCACACAGATGCTAAAACTGCAGAATCTGG TGATCCCCTGGGCTCCAGAGAACCTAACACTTCACAAACTGAGTGAATCCCAGCTAGAACTGAACTGGAACAACAGATTCTTGAACCACTGTTTGGAGCACTTGGTGCAGTACCGGACTGACTGGGACCACAGCTGGACT GAACAATCAGTGGATTATAGACATAAGTTCTCCCTGCCTAGTGTGGATGGGCAGAAACGCTACACGTTTCGTGTTCGGAGCCGCTTTAACCCACTCTGTGGAAGTGCTCAGCATTGGAGTGAATGGAGCCACCCAATCCACTGGGGGAGCAATACTTCAAAAG aGAATCCTTTCCTGTTTGCGTTGGAAGCCGTGGTTATCTCCGTTGGCTCCATGGGATTGATTATCAGCCTTCTCTGTGTGTATTTCTGGCTGGAACG GACGATGCCCCGAATTCCCACCCTGAAGAACCTAGAGGATCTTGTTACTGAATACCACGGGAACTTTTCG GCCTGGAGTGGTGTGTCTAAGGGACTGGCTGAGAGTCTGCAGCCAGACTACAGTGAACGACTCTGCCTCGTCAGTGAGATTCCCCCAAAAGGAGGGGTCCTCGGGGAGGGGCCTGGGGCCTCCCCATGCAACCAGCATAGCCCCTACTGGGCCCCCCCATGTTACACCCTGAAGCCTGAAACCTGA
- the CXHXorf65 gene encoding uncharacterized protein CXorf65 homolog isoform X1, protein MFIFIKHGDNQQFLVNTNCAVVVLLYYIRSKVKLPKTNTIDLCEQTGKMKMLFLMKPNHAEYASKYLTARSTYYICKVERGPPGTRLENAYRAFVPLLKNPEPRLLVALRIQCDALERRRIQMLKMKEAKKVVIIEPPASVPSKQSGRSDKKKSTRKSPTFRNRPDFRKNKGRQLNKTTKQKK, encoded by the exons ATGTTCATCTTCATCAAACATGGAG ATAATCAGCAGTTTCTGGTCAATACCAACTGTGCTGTCGTCGTGTTGCTGTATTACATCCGCAGCAAAGTAAAGTTGCCTAAAACAA ACACCATCGATTTGTGTGAACAAACGGGGAAAATGAAGATGCTTTTCCTGATGAAGCCCAACCATGCAGAGTATGCCAGCAAATACCTTACAGCTCGAAGCACCTACTACATTTGTAAGGTGGAGCGTGGGCCGCCAG GAACCAGGCTGGAGAATGCTTACAGAGCTTTTGTGCCTCTCCTCAAGAATCCGGAGCCTCGGCTGCTTG TTGCACTGCGCATACAATGTGATGCCCTGGAAAGGAGACGAATTCAGATGCttaaaatgaaagaagccaagaaGGTCGTTATAATTGAACCCCCTGCGAGTGTCCCG tccaAGCAATCAGGACGATCAGACAAAAAGAAGTCCACTCGAAAGTCTCCGACCTTTAGGAACAGACCAGACTTCAGGAAGAATAAAGGTCGCCAACTCAATAAAACCACAAAGCAAAAGAAGTAA
- the FOXO4 gene encoding forkhead box protein O4, which produces MDPGNENSATEAAAIIDLDPDFEPQSRPRSCTWPLPRPEIANQPSEPPEVEPGLGEKVHTEGRSEPILLPSRLPEPAGGPQPGILGAVTGPRKGGSRRNAWGNQSYAELISQAIESAPEKRLTLAQIYEWMVRTVPYFKDKGDSNSSAGWKNSIRHNLSLHSKFIKVHNEATGKSSWWMLNPEGGKSGKAPRRRAASMDSSSKLLRGRSKAPKKKPPVLPAPPEGATPTSPVGHFAKWSGSPCSRNREEADMWTTFRPRSSSNASSVSTRLSPLRPESEVLAEEIPASVSSYAGGVPPTLNEGLELLDGLNLTSSHSLLSRSGLSGFSLQHPGVTGPLHTYSSSLFSPAEGPLSAGEGCFSSSQALEALLTSDTPPPPADVLMTQVDPILSQAPTLLLLGGLPSSSKLATGVGLCPKPLEAPGPSSLVPTLSMIAPPPVMASAPIPKALGTPVLTPPTEAASQDRMPQDLDLDMYMENLECDMDNIISDLMDEGEGLDFNFEPDP; this is translated from the exons ATGGATCCGGGGAATGAGAATTCAGCCACAGAGGCTGCCGCGATCATAGACCTCGATCCCGACTTCGAACCCCAGAGCCGTCCTCGCTCCTGCACCTGGCCCCTTCCCCGACCAGAGATCGCTAACCAGCCGTCCGAGCCGCCCGAGGTGGAGCCAGGTCTGGGGGAAAAGGTACACACGGAGGGGCGCTCAGAGCCGATCCTGTTGCCCTCTCGGCTCCCAGAGCCGGCCGGGGGCCCCCAGCCCGGAATCCTGGGGGCTGTAACAGGTCCTCGGAAGGGAGGCTCCCGCCGGAATGCCTGGGGAAATCAGTCATATGCAGAACTCATCAGCCAGGCCATTGAAAGCGCCCCGGAGAAGCGACTGACACTTGCCCAGATCTACGAGTGGATGGTCCGTACTGTACCCTACTTCAAGGACAAGGGTGACAGCAACAGCTCAGCAGGATGGAAG AACTCGATCCGCCACAACCTGTCCCTGCACAGCAAGTTCATCAAGGTTCACAACGAGGCCACCGGCAAAAGCTCTTGGTGGATGCTGAACCCTGAGGGAGGCAAGAGCGGCAAAGCCCCCCGCCGCCGGGCCGCCTCCATGGATAGCAGCAGCAAGCTGCTCCGGGGCCGCAGTAAAGCCCCCAAGAAGAAACCACCTGTTCTGCCAGCTCCACCCGAAGGTGCCACTCCGACGAGCCCTGTCGGCCACTTTGCCAAGTGGTCAGGCAGCCCTTGCTCTCGAAACCGTGAAGAAGCCGATATGTGGACCACCTTCCGTCCACGAAGCAGTTCAAATGCCAGCAGTGTCAGCACCCGGCTGTCCCCCTTGAGGCCAGAGTCTGAGGTGCTGGCAGAGGAAATACCAGCTTCAGTCAGCAGCTATGCAGGGGGTGTCCCTCCCACCCTCAATGAAGGTCTAGAGCTGTTAGATGGGCTCAATCTCACCTCTTCCCATTCGCTGCTATCTCGGAGTGGTCTCTCTGGCTTCTCTTTGCAGCATCCTGGGGTTACCGGCCCCTTACACACCTACAGCAGCTCCCTTTTCAGCCCAGCAGAGGGGCCCCTGTCAGCAGGAGAAGGGTGCTTCTCCAGCTCCCAGGCTCTGGAGGCCCTGCTCACCTCTGATACGCCACCACCCCCTGCTGATGTCCTCATGACCCAGGTAGATCCCATTCTGTCCCAGGCTCCGACTCTTCTGTTGCTGGGGGGGCTTCCTTCCTCTAGTAAGCTGGCCACGGGCGTTGGCCTGTGTCCCAAGCCCCTAGAAGCTCCAGGCCCCAGCAGTCTGGTTCCCACCCTTTCTATGATAGCACCACCTCCAGTCATGGCAAGTGCCCCCATCCCCAAGGCTCTGGGGACTCCTGTGCTCACACCCCCTACTGAAGCTGCAAGCCAAGACAGAATGCCTCAGGATCTAGATCTTGATATGTATATGGAGAACCTGGAGTGTGACATGGATAACATCATCAGTGACCTCATGGATGAGGGCGAGGGACTGGACTTCAACTTTGAGCCAG ATCCCTGA